A stretch of the Desulfobacter sp. genome encodes the following:
- the rph gene encoding ribonuclease PH, with protein MNRTNLDPNKSGSNGTSAKKNNNENGESTVRTVTLERDIIMHPAGSCMVSFGNTRVICTATIENTVPSFLKESGKGWLTAEYGMLPGSTGGGRNHRDGVKKDGRSTEIQRLIGRSLRAAVDLTRLGPVSILIDCDVFQADGGTRTASITGAWVALYDALGKLASQQGHTGPEYYLTGQVAAVSVGIVNGGVVCDLDYEHDSNACVDMNVVKCGKDLVEVQGTGEQGTFTRQELNQLLDAADKGIETIYRIQRKTLGI; from the coding sequence ATCAACCGGACAAACCTGGACCCGAATAAAAGCGGTTCCAACGGTACATCTGCAAAAAAAAACAACAATGAGAATGGGGAGTCAACTGTGAGAACCGTCACCCTGGAAAGAGATATTATCATGCACCCGGCAGGATCCTGCATGGTCTCCTTTGGCAATACACGTGTAATTTGTACCGCCACTATTGAAAATACAGTGCCATCTTTTTTAAAGGAGAGCGGTAAGGGATGGCTTACCGCCGAGTACGGCATGCTTCCTGGGAGCACCGGAGGGGGGAGAAATCACCGGGACGGGGTCAAAAAAGACGGCAGGAGTACTGAAATTCAACGGCTCATCGGACGAAGCCTTCGGGCGGCCGTAGACCTGACTCGTTTGGGGCCTGTAAGTATCCTCATCGATTGTGATGTGTTTCAGGCAGATGGCGGGACCCGGACGGCGTCCATTACCGGGGCGTGGGTAGCCCTTTATGATGCCCTGGGCAAACTTGCCAGTCAGCAGGGGCATACCGGACCTGAGTACTATCTTACAGGCCAGGTTGCAGCTGTGAGTGTGGGGATTGTGAACGGAGGTGTGGTGTGTGATCTGGACTATGAGCACGATTCCAATGCCTGTGTGGACATGAATGTGGTAAAATGCGGCAAGGACCTTGTGGAAGTTCAGGGTACCGGGGAGCAGGGGACCTTCACCCGGCAAGAATTGAATCAGCTTCTGGATGCGGCAGATAAGGGAATTGAAACAATTTACAGGATACAAAGAAAAACTCTGGGAATTTAA
- a CDS encoding pentapeptide repeat-containing protein — protein sequence MKRIILTIGIIILNLFIISAGYSQTNMEGCNLTGASLKACNLNGVNFKNATLRNVNFQKANLRKTIFHLSILRGSDFRNADLKGADLSSCDLSNCNFEGADLTGAIISGSNIQSANFKNAILEEIVLDSTVWPNVICPDGTISNENQYSCKGKLGVASK from the coding sequence ATGAAACGCATTATTTTAACAATTGGTATAATCATTTTAAATTTATTTATAATATCTGCCGGTTATTCCCAAACAAATATGGAAGGGTGTAATCTAACCGGCGCATCTCTGAAGGCATGCAACCTAAATGGTGTCAATTTTAAAAATGCAACCTTACGCAATGTGAATTTCCAAAAGGCAAATCTTAGAAAGACTATTTTCCATTTATCCATTTTACGTGGAAGTGATTTTCGCAATGCAGACTTAAAAGGTGCCGATTTAAGCTCATGCGACCTGTCTAACTGCAATTTTGAAGGTGCTGATTTAACTGGAGCGATTATCAGCGGTTCTAATATTCAAAGTGCTAATTTCAAAAATGCTATTTTAGAAGAAATCGTTTTGGACTCTACTGTGTGGCCGAATGTGATCTGTCCTGATGGCACGATCAGCAATGAAAACCAATATAGCTGTAAAGGAAAATTAGGAGTGGCGTCTAAGTAA
- a CDS encoding FMN-binding glutamate synthase family protein, with amino-acid sequence MRFSKFNDALGTKNRGNACESSLCTLCRADCKGKCETWLSSMVGRKLLYPRSFGLVTAGANNTTHVGVSYNSLRIQGYVYGAQGMGENLTNSPDDCIFPNVSLETSFGKKKKTKVRMPLMTGALGSTFIAEKYWDCFAIGGALIGIPVVVGENVVGVDRNSQIGTGEIKQGKIKSAPEFDRRIDTYLRYFDGYGAIIVQLNVEDTRNGVAEYVMDKYGNKCIIELKWGQGAKNIGGEIQVRSLEYAVFLKDRGYVVDPDPSLPEVQAGFEQGAIKSFARHSRLGSTHLSTVAQVQEDFMNSVEYLRSLGFERITLKTGSYGMEELAMAIKFSTDAELDLLTIDGSGGGTGMSPWNMMQSWGVPSINLHAKACEYASILSAKGKNVVDMSFAGGFALEDHIFKGLALGAPYTKLICMGRGIMIPGFLGANIEGAIYPERRASVSGNWNELPKNVLEVGKTADEIFAGYHDLADKVGKDEMKKIPYGAIGFYTLADKLGCGMQQLMAGARKFSLDQISRNEVFSGNRETAQETGIPHVTDVNNESAKKILNS; translated from the coding sequence ATGAGATTTTCAAAATTCAATGATGCGCTAGGCACTAAAAACAGGGGAAATGCCTGCGAGTCAAGCCTGTGCACCCTGTGTCGGGCAGACTGTAAAGGCAAGTGCGAAACCTGGTTGTCCAGCATGGTGGGAAGAAAGCTGCTCTATCCCAGAAGTTTTGGCCTTGTTACGGCAGGGGCCAATAACACCACCCATGTCGGGGTATCGTACAATTCTCTGAGGATTCAAGGGTATGTATACGGGGCACAGGGCATGGGCGAGAATTTAACCAACAGCCCTGATGACTGCATTTTTCCCAATGTCAGCCTTGAAACCTCCTTTGGGAAGAAAAAGAAGACAAAGGTGCGCATGCCTTTGATGACCGGGGCCCTGGGGTCCACCTTTATTGCTGAAAAATACTGGGATTGTTTTGCCATTGGCGGCGCCCTTATCGGTATTCCCGTGGTCGTCGGGGAAAATGTGGTGGGCGTTGACAGAAATTCGCAAATCGGTACAGGCGAAATCAAACAGGGTAAAATAAAAAGCGCGCCTGAATTTGACCGGAGGATCGACACCTATCTGAGGTATTTTGACGGATACGGAGCCATTATTGTCCAGCTCAACGTGGAAGACACCCGAAACGGTGTGGCTGAATACGTGATGGACAAGTACGGGAATAAATGTATCATAGAGCTTAAGTGGGGGCAGGGGGCCAAGAATATTGGCGGAGAGATCCAGGTCAGAAGTCTTGAATATGCCGTTTTCCTCAAGGACAGGGGCTATGTGGTGGATCCGGATCCCTCTTTGCCCGAGGTCCAGGCCGGGTTTGAGCAGGGGGCGATCAAGTCCTTTGCCCGGCATAGCCGGCTGGGGTCCACCCATTTGTCCACCGTGGCCCAGGTCCAGGAGGATTTCATGAATTCCGTGGAGTACCTGCGCAGTCTGGGATTTGAGAGAATCACCCTGAAGACAGGTTCCTACGGCATGGAAGAACTGGCAATGGCCATCAAGTTTTCAACCGATGCTGAACTGGACCTGCTCACCATAGACGGGTCAGGCGGGGGAACCGGCATGAGTCCCTGGAACATGATGCAAAGCTGGGGGGTTCCCTCCATTAATCTCCATGCCAAGGCCTGTGAATATGCCAGTATTTTATCTGCCAAGGGGAAAAATGTCGTGGACATGTCCTTTGCCGGCGGATTTGCCCTGGAAGACCATATTTTCAAGGGCCTGGCCCTGGGGGCACCGTACACCAAACTGATATGCATGGGCCGGGGCATCATGATCCCGGGATTTCTGGGCGCCAATATTGAAGGGGCCATCTATCCCGAGCGGCGGGCCAGTGTCAGCGGCAATTGGAATGAGCTGCCCAAGAACGTTCTTGAAGTGGGCAAGACCGCAGATGAGATCTTTGCCGGCTACCATGACCTTGCCGACAAGGTGGGCAAGGATGAAATGAAAAAAATTCCCTACGGCGCCATTGGCTTTTACACCCTGGCAGACAAGCTCGGATGCGGCATGCAGCAGCTCATGGCCGGGGCCAGAAAATTTTCCCTTGACCAGATTTCCCGGAACGAGGTCTTTTCCGGAAACAGGGAAACTGCCCAGGAAACAGGCATTCCCCATGTCACGGACGTGAACAATGAAAGCGCTAAGAAAATCCTGAATTCATAG
- a CDS encoding IS4 family transposase: MTHISVPKKQLRSLNFDNFRCPLIKSLSKAPELQSRGDRPLKMTFEDQINALVYFHLQEHKSARHLIQDLKENVFAKENIAPDGGISRSSFCEAINHRGLEQLQFIFEDLYKQALECHPGEHAELGELVSIDGSLINAVLSMHWANYRKGSKKAKVHCGFDINHGIPNKIFLTEGNGAERTFVPKILSKGQTGVMDRGYQSHKEFDLLQEQGKHFVCRIKTRTTRTIIDNHETPSDSYIFYDALVKLGTPNQNQTKRPVRVVGYKIAGVKYYVATDRHDLTAEQIATIYKLRWTIEDFFKWWKEHLKVYHLIARSEYGLMVQILGGLITYLLLAIHCQKQFNEKVTIKRVRQLRTAILNDLFGCEEQGSHSSNRDNIVKDQKIIEQAKT, translated from the coding sequence ATGACGCACATCTCAGTCCCTAAAAAACAACTACGGTCCCTGAACTTTGACAATTTCAGGTGCCCTCTGATAAAGTCACTTTCAAAAGCACCGGAATTACAATCTCGAGGAGACCGCCCTTTAAAAATGACATTCGAAGACCAGATAAATGCTTTGGTTTATTTCCATCTTCAGGAGCACAAGTCTGCCCGACATTTAATTCAGGATCTCAAGGAGAATGTTTTTGCTAAAGAAAATATTGCGCCAGACGGTGGTATCAGCCGTAGTAGTTTCTGTGAAGCCATCAATCACAGGGGACTCGAACAACTGCAATTTATCTTTGAGGATCTTTATAAACAGGCTCTTGAGTGTCATCCGGGTGAACACGCCGAGTTAGGAGAGTTGGTTTCCATTGACGGTAGTCTCATAAATGCAGTCCTTTCAATGCACTGGGCGAACTACAGAAAAGGAAGTAAAAAAGCCAAAGTACATTGCGGATTTGACATTAATCACGGAATCCCAAACAAAATCTTTTTGACTGAAGGCAACGGCGCTGAACGCACTTTTGTTCCCAAAATACTTTCCAAGGGGCAAACAGGTGTTATGGATCGTGGATATCAATCCCATAAAGAATTTGACCTGCTTCAGGAGCAAGGCAAACATTTTGTCTGCCGTATAAAAACCAGGACAACAAGAACAATTATTGATAACCACGAGACCCCTTCCGACAGCTACATTTTTTATGATGCACTGGTTAAACTTGGTACTCCGAATCAAAACCAGACGAAAAGGCCTGTTCGGGTTGTTGGCTATAAAATTGCTGGCGTCAAATACTATGTGGCAACTGACAGGCATGATTTAACAGCGGAACAAATAGCAACAATTTATAAACTCCGGTGGACCATTGAGGATTTTTTCAAATGGTGGAAAGAACATCTGAAGGTATATCATCTCATTGCCCGCAGTGAATACGGCCTTATGGTTCAGATTCTTGGCGGCCTTATCACTTACCTGTTACTGGCAATCCATTGCCAAAAACAGTTTAATGAAAAGGTCACGATCAAAAGAGTTCGGCAGCTGCGAACCGCCATTCTAAATGACCTGTTTGGCTGCGAGGAGCAAGGCTCTCATAGTTCAAACAGGGACAATATTGTCAAAGATCAAAAAATTATTGAGCAAGCAAAAACCTAA
- a CDS encoding EAL domain-containing protein — MIWEADPPDIKEGDWALRLDRLDYAFQPIVNIHTGNTFAFEALVRCHEAAGFSSIDDLFDKAYEKGLLHQVDLALRKKVLKKFSLFYRQNPVKLFYNLDNRLFDSMDYSPGNTLGLLKALGYSQNDICFEISEKHKFHDNGDAAKILEAYHSQGFKIAVDDCGTGFSGLQLIYYTEPDYIKIDRFFIQNMENDPKKRLLVSTMVNFAHLMGSLVIAEGVETLEEFAQCKAIGCDMVQGYFVQIPTRNMEELKPKYKKVRQLSRQEKRRGQFQDRSLISGKIQYVTPVNSDCDIIFIVDRFRKEEQSMFFPVVNEYDEPVGIIRDSAFKAYIFSKFGRPLLENPSFGKDLSKFIFKIPIADIHSSVEKLIETYSQSVMSG; from the coding sequence ATGATCTGGGAGGCAGATCCACCGGATATCAAAGAGGGTGACTGGGCACTGAGGCTGGACAGGCTTGACTATGCATTTCAGCCCATTGTGAACATCCATACGGGCAATACCTTTGCGTTTGAAGCCCTTGTTCGCTGCCATGAAGCGGCCGGGTTTTCTTCCATTGACGATTTGTTTGACAAGGCCTATGAAAAGGGGCTGCTCCACCAGGTTGACCTGGCCCTGCGCAAAAAGGTATTGAAAAAATTTTCTTTATTCTACAGGCAAAATCCTGTCAAGCTCTTTTATAACCTGGACAACCGGCTCTTTGACTCCATGGATTATTCACCCGGAAACACCCTGGGGCTTCTTAAGGCATTGGGGTATTCCCAGAATGACATCTGTTTTGAAATTTCTGAAAAACATAAGTTCCATGATAACGGGGATGCGGCTAAAATTCTGGAAGCCTACCATTCCCAGGGCTTTAAAATTGCTGTGGACGATTGCGGCACAGGATTTTCAGGCCTTCAGCTGATCTATTACACGGAACCTGACTATATTAAAATAGATCGGTTTTTTATCCAGAATATGGAAAATGATCCCAAAAAACGGCTCCTGGTCTCCACCATGGTCAATTTTGCCCATCTCATGGGCAGTCTTGTCATTGCCGAGGGCGTGGAAACCCTGGAGGAGTTTGCCCAGTGCAAGGCCATTGGGTGTGATATGGTCCAGGGGTATTTTGTCCAGATCCCCACCCGGAACATGGAAGAACTCAAACCCAAATATAAAAAAGTCCGGCAATTGTCCCGGCAGGAAAAACGCCGTGGCCAATTCCAGGACAGATCCCTGATTTCAGGCAAGATCCAGTACGTGACACCTGTGAACTCTGACTGCGATATAATTTTTATTGTGGATCGGTTCAGAAAAGAGGAACAGTCTATGTTTTTCCCCGTGGTCAATGAGTATGACGAACCTGTGGGCATCATCCGGGACTCGGCCTTTAAAGCCTATATTTTTTCAAAATTCGGCAGGCCGCTTCTTGAAAATCCTTCGTTTGGAAAGGATCTGTCTAAATTTATTTTCAAAATTCCCATTGCCGATATTCATTCTTCTGTTGAAAAACTCATTGAGACCTATTCCCAGTCAGTGATGTCCGGTTAG
- a CDS encoding class I adenylate cyclase: MTREQARTKLKIHEMKSAFSNYNMVRMREALRYLSGPKLTLFVKIPFLIHTNLPQLPGYVQDLPTAHGIYNFQATGFFKEALSQGKLEEALVKAGPVEAPCVLGLYHIGSLGTFTQSPQSDFDYWVIIDKHSFTEKRYYNFEKKLAHIVKYSREEFSQKVSFFIMDQADIRKDCYAGFNTRETMIAPKLFLKEEFYRTFLMIAGKIPIWTLLPPNIPKGIYKEKVNGLLQKKEMNINREYIDLGKIEIPENQDILKGILWHICKSRQDPVKAMIKASMIMSHRFGSKEQSILLCDEIKKGFALANIDDYGADPYKILFDRVIAFHKENQPGSLNLIKNAIFFRLCEYPMVQSPAPGSPKKQLLDRYIRTWNLNPTQVKKLITYPKWPEQEKRLLEKTFVKQLSRMYKQISQGDELNFSGLGQTDQRNLKILINKTRERLNLSKDKIQESSTYLARQSYTFFLFRKKRFAGWELSTLEPKGSKEITLQTSPSFLGLLGWIIENRLYHRAEASMRIDVKSNLFGSQDQPISADALYLEFQPAKPLSDDVFEHGALWRKLMVLLVESTSSKGFSRVEILALNTWGELFESQLELDTQTRMDDRYKKIASQINLYKGKNLKLLFYQMSDRRDPDAVFRISQYLEPRFFTPQEKDPLRKRPLLDKL, encoded by the coding sequence ATGACCCGGGAACAGGCCAGGACAAAATTAAAGATTCACGAGATGAAATCGGCATTCTCCAACTATAATATGGTGAGAATGCGAGAAGCCCTGCGTTATCTGTCAGGCCCCAAGCTGACCTTGTTCGTAAAAATCCCTTTTCTCATCCATACGAATCTGCCCCAGCTGCCGGGCTATGTCCAGGATCTGCCCACGGCCCACGGAATATACAATTTCCAGGCAACTGGTTTTTTCAAAGAGGCCCTAAGCCAGGGCAAATTAGAAGAAGCGCTGGTAAAGGCAGGCCCGGTTGAAGCCCCCTGCGTGCTTGGCTTATACCATATCGGATCTTTGGGGACCTTTACCCAGTCTCCCCAATCTGATTTTGATTATTGGGTAATCATTGATAAACACAGCTTTACTGAAAAAAGGTATTATAACTTTGAAAAAAAATTGGCCCATATTGTTAAATATTCCAGGGAAGAATTCAGCCAAAAGGTTAGTTTTTTCATCATGGACCAGGCTGATATCCGCAAAGACTGCTATGCCGGATTCAACACCCGGGAAACCATGATTGCGCCCAAGCTCTTTTTAAAAGAGGAATTTTACAGAACCTTTCTCATGATCGCAGGTAAAATACCCATCTGGACCCTTTTGCCCCCCAATATACCCAAGGGCATCTACAAAGAGAAGGTCAACGGTCTTTTGCAAAAAAAAGAGATGAATATTAACCGGGAGTATATTGATCTTGGCAAGATTGAAATTCCTGAAAACCAGGATATCTTAAAGGGCATTCTCTGGCATATCTGCAAGTCCAGGCAGGACCCGGTCAAGGCCATGATCAAGGCGAGCATGATCATGTCCCACAGGTTCGGCAGCAAGGAACAGTCGATTCTGCTCTGCGATGAAATTAAAAAAGGGTTTGCACTTGCCAATATTGACGATTACGGGGCAGACCCTTATAAAATCCTCTTTGACCGGGTGATTGCCTTTCATAAAGAGAACCAGCCCGGAAGCCTGAACCTGATCAAAAACGCCATATTTTTCAGGCTGTGCGAATATCCCATGGTTCAATCCCCGGCACCGGGATCTCCTAAAAAACAACTTTTGGACCGGTATATCAGGACCTGGAATCTGAACCCGACCCAGGTTAAAAAACTCATCACCTATCCAAAATGGCCGGAACAGGAAAAAAGACTGCTTGAAAAAACCTTTGTCAAACAATTGTCCAGGATGTACAAACAGATCAGCCAGGGCGATGAACTCAATTTTTCAGGCCTTGGCCAGACAGACCAAAGAAACCTTAAAATCCTGATCAACAAGACCCGGGAACGGCTCAACCTTTCAAAAGATAAGATCCAGGAAAGTTCCACCTACCTGGCCCGTCAATCGTACACCTTCTTTTTGTTCAGGAAAAAAAGATTTGCAGGGTGGGAATTGAGCACCCTTGAACCTAAGGGATCAAAGGAAATAACCCTTCAAACCTCTCCCAGTTTTTTGGGACTTCTGGGATGGATCATTGAAAACCGGCTCTACCATAGGGCAGAGGCCTCAATGAGAATTGATGTAAAATCCAACCTCTTTGGCAGCCAGGATCAGCCGATTTCAGCCGATGCCCTCTACCTTGAATTTCAACCGGCCAAACCCTTGTCAGACGATGTGTTTGAACATGGGGCCCTTTGGCGCAAACTGATGGTCCTTTTGGTTGAATCCACCTCTTCAAAGGGCTTTTCCCGGGTGGAAATCCTTGCCTTGAATACCTGGGGGGAACTCTTTGAATCTCAATTGGAACTTGACACCCAAACCAGGATGGATGATAGATATAAAAAAATCGCATCACAAATTAACCTGTACAAGGGGAAAAATTTAAAACTTCTTTTTTACCAGATGTCGGACCGGCGTGATCCAGATGCGGTTTTTCGGATCAGCCAATACCTGGAACCCAGATTTTTTACCCCCCAGGAAAAGGACCCTTTGAGAAAACGTCCCCTGCTGGACAAACTTTAG
- a CDS encoding tetratricopeptide repeat protein, with protein MTHPSILIVSENIDEQEHLETALAGLGYDTPMKAHGGGNAWALLKSAQIDCVIAAYEMEEMSGLALLKILRREEKLGEVPFFLTHDAFTKIKVIKAGVSGLFVIPYEPAGMKAKLDMAMTRTKDPVIHQAELRIDKGLELIEQKEFTKALAVFETLVNQKENPEYYFNIGYIKTAQSKHSEAIDAFSKATQLDRLFVKAYEAMARAYKAMGELEKSEQYMQTAAEIYMDTDKLGAAEELLNELLDAGANSLNVFNTLGVLHRKKGNTKQALAQYKKALKVHPDEPYIYYNIGRIYLDIKDTGKAKAYFQTALDKDHDFDEAKQVIKAIDLGLI; from the coding sequence ATGACCCATCCATCAATTCTCATTGTCTCGGAAAACATAGACGAACAGGAACATTTGGAGACCGCCCTGGCCGGTTTGGGCTATGATACCCCCATGAAAGCCCATGGAGGAGGCAATGCCTGGGCCCTATTGAAATCCGCTCAAATCGACTGCGTGATTGCCGCCTATGAGATGGAGGAAATGTCAGGCCTGGCCCTGCTGAAAATCCTTCGGAGGGAAGAAAAATTAGGCGAGGTTCCCTTTTTCCTGACCCATGATGCATTTACCAAAATTAAGGTGATAAAGGCAGGTGTCTCAGGCCTTTTTGTCATTCCCTATGAACCGGCGGGAATGAAAGCCAAACTGGACATGGCCATGACCCGGACAAAAGATCCCGTAATTCATCAGGCAGAACTGCGCATTGACAAAGGGCTTGAACTCATCGAACAAAAAGAATTCACCAAGGCCCTGGCGGTGTTTGAGACCCTGGTCAACCAAAAAGAAAATCCTGAATATTATTTTAACATCGGCTATATCAAAACCGCCCAGAGCAAGCATTCAGAAGCCATAGACGCATTTTCCAAGGCCACCCAGCTCGACCGGCTGTTTGTAAAGGCCTACGAGGCCATGGCCAGGGCCTATAAAGCCATGGGAGAACTTGAAAAATCAGAACAATACATGCAGACCGCCGCTGAAATTTATATGGACACAGACAAGCTCGGTGCGGCAGAAGAACTGCTTAACGAACTTTTAGATGCCGGGGCCAACTCGTTAAATGTATTTAATACTTTAGGCGTGCTCCACAGGAAAAAAGGCAATACCAAACAGGCCCTGGCCCAGTACAAAAAGGCCCTCAAAGTCCATCCGGACGAACCCTATATCTATTACAATATCGGCCGGATCTACCTGGATATCAAAGATACAGGCAAAGCCAAAGCCTATTTTCAAACCGCCCTGGACAAGGATCACGACTTTGACGAGGCCAAACAGGTGATCAAGGCCATTGACCTGGGTCTGATCTGA
- a CDS encoding ankyrin repeat domain-containing protein codes for MSALHFFWGKGDEAKILELLVSCGINLDAVDDDGKTGLMSLIETHSPHNDKAPLIKRLIDSGASLDMIAKNGKSAMDCAYGKPEILELLLGKKDNPDQLNSSGRTGLMEAALEGNLDMCKVFIDQGADINAVDSQGRTALIQVAKGDYFKELKPLLLAGGMDISVLEKKDAHRLKVITQLIEMGADVNIRARDKKTALDSVEGKNQEIKLKIIEILRSETKPDQNTNIPSTGMKQDPGDKTDMEAEPGDCCGHCGISIPGAYKTGVAVISGSPWGYCESCAKLFCPQCSSTKTTFIGESLCCPDCKKALVNPTMVF; via the coding sequence ATGTCAGCGCTTCATTTTTTTTGGGGAAAGGGAGATGAAGCTAAAATTCTTGAACTGCTGGTCAGTTGCGGGATAAATTTGGATGCTGTGGATGATGACGGTAAAACCGGTCTCATGTCTCTCATTGAAACCCACAGTCCTCATAATGATAAGGCTCCTTTGATCAAGCGTTTGATTGACAGCGGGGCAAGCCTTGACATGATCGCCAAAAATGGAAAATCAGCCATGGATTGTGCCTATGGCAAACCCGAGATTCTTGAACTGCTTCTGGGAAAAAAAGATAACCCGGATCAGCTGAACTCATCCGGTCGAACAGGACTGATGGAAGCGGCCCTTGAGGGCAATCTTGATATGTGCAAGGTTTTCATTGACCAGGGGGCAGATATCAATGCCGTGGACAGTCAGGGCCGAACCGCATTAATTCAGGTTGCCAAGGGAGATTATTTTAAAGAACTGAAACCGCTTTTGCTTGCCGGAGGTATGGATATCAGTGTTTTAGAGAAAAAAGATGCCCATCGCTTGAAAGTAATCACACAGCTTATTGAGATGGGTGCAGATGTCAATATCCGGGCAAGGGATAAAAAGACCGCCCTGGACTCTGTTGAAGGAAAAAATCAAGAGATTAAACTTAAAATAATAGAGATTCTCAGGTCTGAAACAAAACCCGATCAAAACACGAATATTCCATCCACAGGAATGAAGCAGGATCCGGGAGACAAGACAGACATGGAGGCCGAACCTGGGGATTGCTGCGGTCATTGCGGTATTTCTATACCCGGGGCGTATAAAACCGGAGTGGCTGTGATCAGCGGATCTCCCTGGGGGTATTGTGAATCCTGCGCCAAATTATTCTGCCCCCAGTGCAGCAGTACAAAAACAACCTTTATTGGAGAATCCTTATGTTGCCCGGACTGCAAAAAGGCCCTTGTCAACCCAACAATGGTGTTTTGA
- a CDS encoding IS3 family transposase (programmed frameshift), translated as MKMKRKRRQFSDKFKAKVAVEAIKGIKTLAELSATYKVHPNQISAWKKQLLSNAPELFSSGKKRQSKSEEELTSPLYEEIGRLKMDIKWLEKKLLSLPVSSRRGLVKPDPVYSIRRQCRLAGVPRSGFYYNPVPETNENLVLMRLIDEQYMKHPEFGYPRMTDWLRDQGHCVNHKRVARLMKRMGLQAITPGPHTSKPAPGHKIYPYLLRGVEIERVNQAWGTDITYIPMQHGFMYLSAVIDWYSRYVLSWELSNSLESLFCIAALGRALEQGTPEIFNTDQGSQFTSEAFTSVLLDKQVSLSMDGRGRAIDNVFIERFWWTLKYEDVYPKAYSDGHALYRGLDAYFRYYNCERKHSALDKQTPAEVFMKSFVNKEVHKES; from the exons ATGAAAATGAAACGTAAAAGAAGACAATTTTCGGACAAATTTAAAGCTAAAGTGGCAGTCGAAGCAATAAAGGGGATAAAAACATTAGCTGAGTTATCGGCAACTTATAAGGTTCATCCAAATCAAATATCAGCTTGGAAGAAGCAACTGCTTTCAAATGCCCCGGAACTTTTTTCATCTGGAAAAAAACGGCAGTCAAAAAGCGAGGAAGAGCTTACTTCTCCACTTTATGAAGAAATCGGGCGACTGAAGATGGATATCAAGTGGCTTGAAAAAAAGCTAT TAAGCCTGCCGGTTTCATCACGTCGGGGTTTGGTGAAACCTGACCCCGTCTATTCGATCCGGCGCCAATGTAGGCTGGCAGGCGTACCACGTTCGGGTTTTTATTATAACCCTGTTCCCGAAACAAATGAAAATCTTGTGTTGATGCGTCTGATTGACGAGCAGTATATGAAGCATCCTGAATTCGGCTATCCGAGAATGACCGATTGGCTTCGTGATCAGGGGCATTGTGTCAATCATAAACGGGTGGCACGTCTGATGAAGCGCATGGGGCTTCAGGCAATCACCCCTGGGCCACACACGAGCAAGCCTGCACCTGGACATAAAATATATCCGTATTTACTTCGTGGTGTTGAGATTGAACGCGTCAACCAGGCCTGGGGAACCGACATTACCTACATTCCGATGCAGCACGGGTTCATGTACCTGAGCGCTGTAATCGACTGGTATAGCAGATATGTTCTTTCATGGGAATTATCGAATTCACTGGAAAGTCTTTTTTGTATTGCAGCGCTGGGACGGGCATTGGAACAAGGCACTCCGGAGATCTTTAACACAGACCAGGGTTCACAATTTACCTCGGAAGCCTTTACCAGTGTATTGTTGGATAAACAAGTCTCCTTAAGCATGGATGGTCGCGGAAGGGCTATTGACAACGTATTCATCGAACGGTTTTGGTGGACCCTCAAGTATGAAGACGTTTATCCCAAAGCCTACAGTGATGGTCATGCGCTTTATAGAGGGCTGGATGCTTATTTCAGATACTATAATTGCGAACGAAAGCATTCTGCACTGGACAAGCAAACCCCGGCTGAGGTATTCATGAAAAGCTTTGTCAACAAGGAGGTTCATAAGGAATCATGA
- a CDS encoding ankyrin repeat domain-containing protein: protein MYKEELFEACDNGDFQTVKKYFKKIFSSSSKTLNTSQEIGFNALFKAVWSGHTKIVKFLLNQGASITSKDKNIRPLLLVAVNNGHYDIVKLLVDSGADVNALRLTPIFGPLTKVESAS, encoded by the coding sequence ATGTATAAAGAAGAATTGTTTGAAGCGTGTGACAATGGCGATTTTCAGACCGTAAAAAAATACTTTAAAAAAATATTTTCATCTTCTTCAAAAACATTGAATACCTCCCAGGAAATCGGGTTCAATGCATTGTTTAAAGCAGTCTGGAGCGGGCATACCAAAATCGTCAAATTTTTGCTTAACCAAGGCGCCAGCATAACCTCAAAGGATAAAAACATCAGACCTTTACTCCTTGTTGCCGTCAATAACGGGCATTATGATATTGTCAAACTGCTTGTTGATTCAGGGGCTGATGTGAATGCACTGCGCTTAACCCCGATTTTTGGACCACTTACTAAGGTGGAATCTGCGTCCTGA